A region from the Desulfitobacterium dehalogenans ATCC 51507 genome encodes:
- a CDS encoding RNA polymerase sigma factor, producing the protein MEQEAIDRVKQARKGDKEALIQLIMSRKQDYYRLAYIYMKDQEDALDAMEDMILKVFENIRGLKDETAFYSWSKTILVNCCKQNLRQKKKVILLQELPEGSYEGSFHEHEEQMAFEAYLTQLKPHYQEVLRLRFLLDMDYQTIADLLKIPLGTVKSRMHTGLQKLKQRMEVEQG; encoded by the coding sequence GTGGAACAAGAGGCTATAGACAGAGTGAAACAAGCCCGAAAAGGGGATAAAGAAGCCTTGATTCAACTGATCATGAGTCGGAAGCAGGACTATTATCGTCTGGCTTATATCTATATGAAGGATCAGGAAGATGCTTTGGATGCTATGGAAGACATGATCCTCAAGGTGTTCGAAAATATTAGGGGTCTAAAGGATGAAACGGCATTTTATAGCTGGAGTAAAACCATTTTAGTTAATTGCTGCAAACAAAATTTGCGTCAAAAGAAAAAAGTTATCTTGCTCCAGGAGCTGCCTGAAGGATCCTATGAAGGGTCATTTCATGAGCATGAAGAACAAATGGCCTTTGAAGCCTATTTGACCCAATTGAAGCCACACTATCAGGAGGTTCTAAGGCTGCGATTTCTACTGGATATGGATTATCAAACCATCGCTGACCTATTAAAAATTCCCCTGGGTACAGTGAAATCAAGAATGCACACAGGGCTACAAAAGTTAAAACAAAGGATGGAGGTGGAACAGGGATGA
- a CDS encoding phosphatase PAP2 family protein: protein MMGTKPLRDASFPSGHSTAIFCIATVLVLAIPSSFILFYSLASIVAFSRVYLGMHYPSDIMIGASLGTITALLMG, encoded by the coding sequence ATGATGGGTACAAAGCCTCTCCGGGATGCATCCTTTCCCTCCGGACATTCCACCGCCATCTTCTGTATAGCTACCGTGCTGGTTCTGGCTATTCCCTCCTCATTCATCCTTTTCTATAGCCTCGCCTCCATCGTCGCTTTCTCCAGAGTTTATCTGGGTATGCATTATCCGTCGGACATAATGATCGGCGCAAGCCTGGGGACCATAACGGCCCTCTTGATGGGGTAG